In Glycine max cultivar Williams 82 chromosome 4, Glycine_max_v4.0, whole genome shotgun sequence, the genomic stretch TAGAAGCATCAAGCATACCCATCTAAAATTACAGCCAAAATTAGCACCCATGATAATCTCATTGGTATGATGACTAAGGCACTACTTCCTGTAGCTAAGTTTGAAAATTGTTTAGACTTGATTTGTGTTCACGGCTGAGTTTATTCCTTgggcctttttttttcttttttcaatttttttttgtgatgattgcttttgttttcttacattttagaagtaattttaatttaatttattttgtaaaaaataattaataaaaggaaaattttatcttaaccttataaaaaatcaagatacacttttaaattttaatttaaaacttataataagGATTTTAAGCAAAATTAATAGAAAGTAGAAATATATTTGACAGGACACttcatatgttaaaaaaaagaataaaaaatatatgtataataaaatttatgatgatgtaataaaaaaataaaaaatattggtttgatgtatgattattttaattagaggTGATGAAAAAAGTACATCCATTATGGGAAGCATCACCCACGTCACTTGGGAAATGGCGGGGAACAGCAACGGCTTCGTCTGGATTTTAAAAAACTCAGTGTCCCCATACACATCCATTTTCTCTCTCTACGGTTGAATCCATTTTTGGGgcgagagaaaaagaagaacaacATCACAAAATATTCTACTAGTATATGATTGCTTAATTAACACCTGAGACTTTGTTTTTTGCAGAGGAAAGAAAACTCTCGACCTTGAAAGGTAACATAGCATTGTTGCCTCACAAGACACAGGAAAGAAACACAACCACAATTAAGAAATCCAAACATTTCTCCATCATTTTGCACCCCCTATTGCACATACCTATCTGGAATtccttttttatcaattttcttattaaagTTTGTTCCTTTGTACCTCACATATTTATAAACTCATGCTGTCCTCTCCATATGCTAATTACTCCTCTATCCTCTCTAGTGATCAGCTACTTTTCTTGTGATGCATTTGAATCCTCAGTGGAAGAGATTCTTCTCAGAGTTTGATTCTCCCATTTAATTTCTGAGGTGGGCTGCAAATgacccttcttttcttttttggataCAATGATGCAAATGATCTTTTAAACTTAGAGTTAGTTATTTTTATCCCTTTCATATCAATTTACTTTATCTGTCCTGGACACTGAGTTCTGTTATTCTATGTGTATTCCAATGCAGTTTGTCTGGAAAAACCATAAGTTcttttaagagaagaaaataacaaggtaaaatgaattgaatttttataaattaaaattaatctatgcattccattttttttgaagaagttaGATGAAAGAACTTTTATATGAGTTAAGcatataagttgattttaacttacgagataaacttaatttattgtAGCTTATGAGAGAAATTCAATTCATTTAGGATAATTTGTTTAagcttatttgttaaaataaatgtttattttaatgatataagcgcttaaaaaaacaactttctGTTTTTTCAATGTGTTTGTCTAAATTGCttatgcttaaaaaaataatttgagttattttaagaaataaatcttcaatcttcttttaaaaaaactcttcttttaaagttatttttttaaaagcttaaGCAAACTCActttatcttctatcttctGTAAGTGCACATGGAGAAATTTATTCAACCAGCACTTTAGTACCTAACTTATGTGAGACTGATCTTCTCCTAACATATTGCAGTGCTTTGGCTTCCATCCGAATGTGCTGTTTGCAGGCTCTTATGATGCAAAAGGTCATAGTGATATATTAAACTTGGACTAGTACTTTCATGCTCCTCGAGATGGAGAATGATTGTATAAAGGACATGGACATTGAGGTCGTTCCTTCAATGTGGCCTGAAGATATTGGAATGGAGGTTGGGAAGCAATTTAACATAGAAAAGCCTGGAAGGGACCAAGACATGTTAGAGGAGGTTACAATCATAGAGGAGCCAACTATAGTTGATTTCAAGCGCCTCATGGAGCTTACAAATTTTACAGAAAAGGGCTCTTCTCAGTTGGCCTACCTAATGAAACAATGGGAGTACAAACAGGCCAATGTTGTGCGTCTCCTCAGGGAAGAACTTGACAATCTAAGCAAGCAAAGGCAGGATGTTGAGCTCAGGAAGTTGGAGATATTGGAAGAGCATCGATTCGAGGAAGAACGACATGGGGCAGATAAACGTCCAGTTTCTATATTGGATGATGTTTATGATGGTATATGGCAAGACATACCTTGCAGGAGAAGTGATGTTGTGGTTGAAAACAAGAGGAGTGAGATTGATGCTGAGTATGACACTGTCATGTGCTGGAAACAGCGAGCGTTGCATTCAGAGAAGCAGCTGGAGGCAAGTATCCAAAGAGAACAGATACTCGAAGAAAAGTTGCAAGAAAGAATAGCAAACATTGAAAGGCAGTCCTCACCTGTGGAAGAACTCTCCCAGATACTGAAGAGGGCAGATAATTTCTTGCATTTTATACTCCAAAATGCACCTATTGTTATTGGCCATCAGGTATATCACTGAGTATATTGAGTTTTTCTTGTAGAATAATCTTAGCATATTATATGACTTGAAATTGATAGTGAGATTTTGAGTACTCTTTTGACTTTTGAGTAGTAACAAGCATGTAGTTACTGCTTGCCATAGTGAGCTCTTTTAATCTGCTTGATATTTTTCTTCCAGGACAAAGAATTGCGCTATTGCTTTATCTATAATCATTTTCCAAGTTTACAAGAGGAGGTAATGATTGCTGTTGAAACTCTTGTTGCAAGCTATATGGTTAATGCTgcatcaatttgttttattctaATTGTTTTCTATTAAAAGCTTCCGAAAACTCAGAAGAAGCTTGTTTCCTCTCTTTTAGTTCTTTTGCAAGGGATTTTTAAGCAAGCTGAAATATCTTAGCTCCTTAacttattcatctttttcaggacatcatcggaaaaaccgatgttgaaatatTCACGGGAGCTGGTGTTAAGGAAGCTCAAGAGTTTAAGAGAGAGGTTTTGGAAAAAGGATTACCTGCAAAAAGGGAAATCACTTTTGAGACAGAACTATTTGGGTCAAAGACATTTTTGATATATGTAGAACCTGTGTTTAGCAAAGCAGGGGAGACAATAGGAATAAATTACATGGGAATGGATATAACAGATCAGGTAAATGTtgttgtcctttttttttaactgagtCAAACGACGTCATGTGATTCATGTAGCTAATCTCAATTAGTTGGATAAggttttgttgttattgttgtggcCGTCGTACTTGCATTCATaaagagaatatctatatttcttaataaaatgcaggtgagaaaaagagaaaggatGGCAAAGATTCGGGAAGAGATTGCTGTTCAGAAAGCCAAGGAAACAGAACTGAATAAAACCATTCACATTACAGGTTCAATCACTCAGTCAAATCTCATTTATCAAAtttacttcaatttgtttttacaGTAAGAAAGCTTATTATGTTTCCCTCCTCCTTTAATAGAGGAAACTATGCGAGCAAAACAAATGCTGGCAACAATGTCTCATGAGATAAGATCTCCATTGTCTGGGGTTGTTAGCATGGCTGAAATTCTTTCTAACACGAAACTCGATTGGGAGCAAAGACAACTCCTGGATGTCATGCTATCTTCTGGAGATTTGGTTCTTCAACTTATAAATGACATACTCGATCTTTCCAAGGTTGAGTCAGGTTGGAAATCTAtccttgttttgtttcttactaatGAGATATAACATGTGAATAATATAAAGAATAATGTTAATCATTTGGAGAGCAACTTGGAAGTTgcttatgaattatgattaagacaaaaaagttctttagatttttcattttagatGCCGATATTACACAATCTCCAAAATCCTGTTTCTATGTAGGAGTGATGAAATTGGAAGCTACAAAGTTCAGGCCAAGAGAGGTAGTCAGGCATGTACTCCAGATCGCTGCGGCCTCATTGCAAAAAATACTAACCTTAGAAGGACATGTAGCAGATGATGTGCCTATTGAGGTGGGGACTTAGTAATATTTGCATCCTATGCAGTCGCATATTTAGCATCGTTATTGTCCTTAAATACTGGAGAATGTCATCTGATTAGTGCTAACTATTTGCACTTCATCTGCTTCATGCATAACTGCAGGTCATTGGTGATGTTTTAAGAATGCGGCAAAttctcacaaatttaattaggtACTGAGCTTCACGTGATTGGCTAGTCTTATTTCCAATTAGTTTGTCACATAAATGATGCATTTTTTCATTTCCATTTATTCTTTTGAGGGAGCAGTGCTCTCTTCTGTACTTGGCTGCACATAATATATAacaggaaaacaaaaaatttagaaagaaaGTAGTTCTGTTGCTCAACATTTATTATTGCTAATATTTTGCAGCAATGCCATCAAGTTCACCCATGAAGGCAAAGTTGGAATAAATCTTTATGTTGTGTCAGAGCCTACTTTTGCAAAAGCAGAATGCATCCAAAAGATGACTTCAAGCCATTCAACTATTTCAGTGAATGGTGTAAAGGAAGAGAAATATCTCTCAAAACCTCAAAGTGACAGTGATAGAAATCTTCTTGATGGTTGTCAAAAACATGATGACCATCCCAGCCAAAACCATGCATTCCATGAAGAATGTAGATCTCCTGTCAAAAGTGAATGCTCAATGAATGGAGACACTGAGGAGCAACCTAATTCAGCTGAAACAACAGTGTGGATACGTTGTGATGTATATGACACAGGCATAGGAATACCAGGTATATACTATATAGTGAACTTCATCTTTTATTCATCACAACCCTGATCTCTATTCTTCTGTCTGTTTTAGAATTCTATTTTGCATTCACCagtgtgatttttcttacaGAAAAAAAGTACTCATCAGATGAATATTTTTTCCATGTTGTAATGCGACAGAAGATGCTATACCAACCTTGTTTAAAAGGTACATGCAAGTCAGTGCAGACCACACTCGAAAGTATGGTGGTACAGGGCTAGGACTAGCAATATGCAAACAACTGGTAAATTGAAAATCacatttcatttgttttcttaaCTAGCTAAATTGCTAATGTTTCTTTGCACTTGGAATAGGTTGAGTTGATGGGGGGTCAACTAACAGTTTCTAGCAAAGAACACTATGGTTCTACTTTCACTTTCATACTTCCATACAAGGTTTCAATCGCTTGTGATCATTCTGATGATCTGGATGAGCTCTCTGACGTGGAGAATAATGATGCTGCATCTGATGATACAATAGAGAGTTTCTTCCAATTCCAACCACGCACTTTGGGCTCTCTTTTCTCATCTAATGGATCTAGCAG encodes the following:
- the LOC100811117 gene encoding histidine kinase 5, translated to MLLEMENDCIKDMDIEVVPSMWPEDIGMEVGKQFNIEKPGRDQDMLEEVTIIEEPTIVDFKRLMELTNFTEKGSSQLAYLMKQWEYKQANVVRLLREELDNLSKQRQDVELRKLEILEEHRFEEERHGADKRPVSILDDVYDGIWQDIPCRRSDVVVENKRSEIDAEYDTVMCWKQRALHSEKQLEASIQREQILEEKLQERIANIERQSSPVEELSQILKRADNFLHFILQNAPIVIGHQDKELRYCFIYNHFPSLQEEDIIGKTDVEIFTGAGVKEAQEFKREVLEKGLPAKREITFETELFGSKTFLIYVEPVFSKAGETIGINYMGMDITDQVRKRERMAKIREEIAVQKAKETELNKTIHITEETMRAKQMLATMSHEIRSPLSGVVSMAEILSNTKLDWEQRQLLDVMLSSGDLVLQLINDILDLSKVESGVMKLEATKFRPREVVRHVLQIAAASLQKILTLEGHVADDVPIEVIGDVLRMRQILTNLISNAIKFTHEGKVGINLYVVSEPTFAKAECIQKMTSSHSTISVNGVKEEKYLSKPQSDSDRNLLDGCQKHDDHPSQNHAFHEECRSPVKSECSMNGDTEEQPNSAETTVWIRCDVYDTGIGIPEDAIPTLFKRYMQVSADHTRKYGGTGLGLAICKQLVELMGGQLTVSSKEHYGSTFTFILPYKVSIACDHSDDLDELSDVENNDAASDDTIESFFQFQPRTLGSLFSSNGSSRTHKLLTHKIGYTSSHKLGGFSESLYSFPSNDIMSKGTCSADDASSVVEVPEMSESASSSGHSQKTKSNGEMSEAKSNELQQTTCQGHGKTNTTFQCVTNSSVSEVTKSTIIPKILLVEDNKINVMVTQSMMKQLGHSIDVVNNGVEAVRAVQRHTYDLILMDVCMPVMNGLQATKLIRTFEETGNWDAARNAGIEQSVQDPDCECSVPSTKRIPIVAMTANALSESAEECFANGMDSFVSKPVAFQKLKECIEQYLVNFS